A section of the Candidatus Buchananbacteria bacterium CG10_big_fil_rev_8_21_14_0_10_42_9 genome encodes:
- a CDS encoding 50S ribosomal protein L20, producing the protein MPRVKRGPSHLKKRKRLLKKAKGYKWGRKSSIRLAKTAVTKAGARAHFDRRKKKGVNRRLWQVRLNAAVREHGLSYSKFINLLKKNKIELDRKVLSEIAQKYPKVFQAIVEQLKK; encoded by the coding sequence ATGCCCCGAGTTAAACGCGGACCAAGTCATTTAAAAAAACGAAAACGCCTTTTGAAAAAGGCGAAAGGTTACAAATGGGGACGAAAAAGTTCTATTCGCCTAGCCAAAACCGCGGTAACAAAGGCCGGAGCCCGAGCACATTTTGACCGGCGCAAGAAAAAAGGCGTAAACCGCCGTTTATGGCAAGTGCGCTTAAACGCTGCTGTTCGCGAACACGGATTATCCTACAGCAAATTTATCAATTTGTTGAAGAAAAATAAAATTGAACTTGACCGCAAAGTTTTATCCGAAATCGCGCAAAAATATCCGAAAGTTTTCCAAGCAATTGTTGAACAATTGAAAAAATGA
- a CDS encoding 50S ribosomal protein L35: MKQKTHKMTAKKIKLSKPKRKKTTKLMAKKAGQDHFNARESGKVGRAKRRKRRLPKALNKNIRSRLPYS; encoded by the coding sequence ATGAAGCAAAAAACCCACAAAATGACAGCCAAAAAAATTAAACTGTCAAAACCTAAGCGTAAAAAAACTACGAAATTAATGGCCAAAAAAGCCGGCCAGGATCACTTTAACGCGCGCGAAAGCGGCAAGGTTGGCCGTGCTAAGCGTCGCAAACGCAGGTTGCCAAAAGCGCTTAATAAAAATATAAGATCGCGACTTCCTTATAGTTAA
- a CDS encoding translation initiation factor IF-3 — translation MRSNTVWGSPEPYLFWFRAPDRITNSITYTALRISRKRHKPTSDKKEYRVNNRIKARVVQVIDEIGARVGEMDIDKALALAAERGFDLVEVSPKAEPPVAKLIDYNKFKYEEQKEARKAQSKQKKVDIKGIRLTFRMGKHDVDLRLNQAKKFLAEGQKVRIEMMLKGRERRHTDLAKENIQEFINNIKATEDIKVEQNLDQQGNKLNITIAKQ, via the coding sequence TTGCGAAGCAACACGGTTTGGGGTAGTCCTGAACCGTACTTGTTCTGGTTCAGGGCACCAGACCGTATCACTAATTCCATAACATACACTGCCTTGAGAATATCGCGCAAACGGCATAAGCCAACATCAGATAAAAAAGAATACCGGGTTAATAACCGCATTAAAGCTCGGGTAGTGCAAGTGATTGATGAAATCGGTGCGCGGGTTGGTGAAATGGACATTGATAAAGCTTTGGCTTTAGCCGCGGAACGTGGATTTGATTTAGTCGAAGTCTCCCCTAAGGCCGAGCCGCCAGTCGCCAAGCTCATTGACTACAATAAATTTAAATACGAAGAGCAAAAAGAAGCCCGGAAAGCCCAATCCAAACAAAAGAAAGTTGACATCAAGGGTATTCGCTTAACTTTTCGGATGGGTAAACATGATGTTGATCTTCGTTTAAATCAAGCCAAGAAATTTTTAGCCGAAGGACAAAAAGTCAGAATTGAAATGATGCTGAAAGGCCGCGAACGCCGACACACCGATTTAGCTAAAGAAAACATTCAGGAGTTTATTAATAATATTAAAGCGACTGAAGACATAAAAGTTGAACAAAATTTAGACCAGCAAGGCAACAAACTAAATATCACTATCGCAAAACAATGA